A stretch of the Clostridium botulinum genome encodes the following:
- the frr gene encoding ribosome recycling factor codes for MIKDILNKSQEKMDKTISVLKKELSSMKAGKANPAMLDKIKVEYYGSETPINQLANVSSPEPRVLLIQPWDKNSLKDIERAILQSDLGLNPSNDGSVIRLIVPELTEETRKEIVKKVKKMGEEAKVAIRSIRRDANDKIKNLKKDNEVTEDEAKEGEDSVQKITDKAIKQIDEVISLKEKDVMAI; via the coding sequence AAAGATATTTTAAATAAATCACAAGAAAAAATGGATAAGACTATATCTGTATTAAAGAAAGAGCTTTCATCTATGAAAGCAGGAAAAGCTAATCCAGCTATGTTAGACAAAATTAAAGTAGAATATTACGGTAGCGAAACTCCTATTAATCAATTAGCGAATGTATCTTCTCCAGAACCTAGAGTTTTATTAATTCAACCTTGGGATAAAAATTCTCTTAAGGATATTGAAAGAGCAATATTACAATCAGATTTAGGATTAAATCCTTCAAATGATGGATCAGTTATAAGACTTATTGTTCCTGAATTAACAGAAGAAACAAGAAAAGAAATAGTTAAAAAGGTTAAAAAAATGGGAGAAGAAGCTAAAGTAGCTATCAGATCTATTAGAAGAGATGCAAATGATAAGATTAAAAACCTAAAGAAAGATAATGAAGTAACTGAAGATGAAGCAAAAGAAGGCGAAGATTCAGTTCAAAAAATTACTGATAAAGCCATAAAACAAATTGATGAAGTTATTAGCTTAAAAGAAAAAGATGTAATGGCTATATAA
- a CDS encoding isoprenyl transferase — protein sequence MKSIFNFTKGESNIESNLSKDNIPKHIAIIMDGNGRWAKQKKLPRTLGHKAGVETIREIVKQCSKLDVKILTLYAFSTENWKRPKEEVGALMKLLVEYLKKELKELHEENVVIRTIGDISRLPNICQEELNNAYNTTRNNTGLILNLALNYGGRDEIINAMKEIGERIQEGTLSPEDINEELISQCLYTKNLPDPDIIIRTAGEQRLSNFLLWQCAYSEFWYTDIKWPDFKKDDLCKAIYDYQNRDRRFGGLK from the coding sequence ATGAAGAGTATTTTTAACTTTACAAAGGGAGAAAGTAATATAGAAAGCAATCTTAGTAAGGATAATATTCCAAAACATATAGCTATAATAATGGACGGAAATGGAAGATGGGCAAAGCAAAAAAAACTTCCTAGGACATTGGGACATAAAGCTGGAGTAGAAACTATAAGAGAAATAGTAAAACAATGTAGTAAGTTAGATGTAAAAATACTTACTTTATATGCATTTTCTACTGAAAATTGGAAAAGACCAAAAGAAGAAGTTGGGGCATTAATGAAGCTTTTAGTAGAATATTTAAAAAAAGAACTAAAGGAACTTCATGAAGAAAATGTTGTTATAAGAACTATTGGTGATATAAGTAGATTACCTAATATATGTCAAGAAGAATTAAATAATGCATATAATACAACAAGAAATAATACGGGATTAATTTTAAATCTTGCTCTTAACTATGGTGGAAGAGATGAAATAATAAATGCAATGAAAGAAATTGGAGAAAGAATACAAGAAGGTACTTTATCTCCAGAAGATATAAATGAAGAATTAATATCACAATGTTTATATACTAAAAATTTACCTGATCCAGATATAATTATAAGAACTGCTGGAGAACAGCGTTTAAGTAACTTTTTATTGTGGCAATGTGCTTATTCAGAATTTTGGTATACTGATATAAAATGGCCTGATTTTAAAAAAGATGATTTATGCAAAGCTATATATGACTATCAAAATAGAGATAGACGTTTTGGCGGGTTGAAATAG
- a CDS encoding phosphatidate cytidylyltransferase: protein MNKRYLGAAILSPLIIVLFLGGMYLKILIAILSLLGMYEFYSVSKQKGINPISIISYVLAIFYYILIINGNIDFEKIFLMIILALFIMICIPVLSEKYNFIDVAVTLLGFFYVTIFFSFIVLVNNKQDGNYLIWTIFISSWLCDTCAYYTGKFFGKNKLCPRVSPKKTIEGSIGGLLGSTLFCGLYGFVINKIGINIPIYNFFIIGILAGIVCQFGDLVASSIKRYVGVKDYSDLIPGHGGILDRFDSILFTSVIVYYYITIVMGL from the coding sequence ATGAACAAACGGTATTTAGGAGCGGCGATTCTATCTCCACTAATAATAGTTTTATTTTTAGGTGGAATGTATTTAAAAATACTTATAGCTATACTTTCATTACTAGGAATGTACGAATTCTATAGTGTTTCGAAGCAAAAAGGAATCAATCCCATAAGTATTATTTCATATGTTTTAGCTATATTTTATTATATATTAATTATAAATGGAAACATAGATTTTGAGAAAATATTTTTAATGATAATATTAGCATTATTTATCATGATATGTATACCTGTATTATCGGAGAAATATAATTTTATTGATGTGGCAGTTACATTGTTAGGCTTTTTTTATGTAACTATATTTTTTAGCTTTATTGTATTGGTTAATAATAAACAAGATGGAAATTACTTAATTTGGACTATTTTTATTTCTTCATGGCTATGTGATACATGTGCATATTACACTGGAAAGTTTTTTGGAAAAAATAAATTATGTCCTAGAGTTAGTCCTAAAAAGACAATTGAAGGTTCTATTGGTGGGCTTTTAGGAAGCACTTTATTCTGTGGTTTATATGGTTTTGTAATTAATAAAATAGGAATAAATATACCAATTTACAATTTCTTTATTATAGGAATTCTTGCAGGTATAGTTTGTCAGTTCGGAGATCTAGTTGCATCTTCAATAAAAAGATATGTTGGTGTTAAAGATTATAGCGATTTAATCCCTGGTCATGGAGGAATTCTTGATAGATTTGACAGTATACTTTTTACATCGGTTATAGTATACTATTACATTACTATTGTAATGGGACTATAG
- the dxr gene encoding 1-deoxy-D-xylulose-5-phosphate reductoisomerase, whose protein sequence is MRNICILGATGSIGTQTLDVIEKESEKFKLMAFSAYKSYEKIIEIINKFSPKYCAINDEYTFHKVKEYCHINSVKTNILDGMDGLIKISTLEDVELVVTSIVGMIGLKPTLEAIYAGKDIALANKETLVTGGELVIEAAKKKNVKILPVDSEHGAIYQCLQGNSYTDINKIYLTASGGPFRNRKKEELINITPEEAIKHPKWNMGKKISIDSATMINKGLEVIEARWLFNVDYDKIKVAIHPQSIVHSMVEYIDGSIIAQLATTDMRLPIQYALNYPERSKSVIKNLDIYEMGNLIFEKPDFEKFRGLKLAYEAGRAKGIMPTILNAANEEAVSLFLDKKIGYLQIVDIIEECMNKFENKCLVDLHTILDTEFKVRSFIKSKYNI, encoded by the coding sequence ATGAGAAATATATGTATTTTAGGAGCTACTGGTTCAATAGGAACTCAGACATTGGATGTTATAGAAAAAGAAAGTGAAAAATTCAAATTAATGGCATTTTCTGCATATAAAAGCTATGAAAAGATTATAGAAATAATAAATAAGTTTAGTCCTAAATACTGTGCTATTAATGATGAGTATACTTTTCATAAAGTTAAGGAATATTGTCATATTAATAGTGTTAAAACCAATATATTAGATGGTATGGATGGATTAATAAAAATTTCAACTTTAGAAGATGTTGAATTAGTTGTAACTTCTATAGTTGGAATGATAGGACTTAAGCCAACTTTAGAGGCAATATATGCTGGAAAAGATATAGCTTTAGCTAACAAGGAAACTTTAGTTACTGGTGGAGAACTTGTAATTGAAGCAGCTAAGAAAAAAAATGTTAAAATTCTTCCGGTAGATTCAGAACATGGGGCTATTTATCAATGTTTGCAAGGAAATTCTTATACTGATATAAATAAAATTTACCTAACGGCGTCTGGGGGTCCTTTCAGAAATAGAAAAAAAGAAGAATTAATAAATATTACTCCAGAAGAAGCTATAAAACACCCTAAGTGGAATATGGGTAAAAAAATATCGATTGATTCGGCAACCATGATAAATAAAGGGCTTGAAGTAATAGAAGCTCGTTGGCTTTTTAATGTTGATTATGACAAAATTAAAGTGGCTATACATCCACAAAGTATAGTACATTCTATGGTAGAATACATAGATGGAAGTATAATTGCTCAGCTAGCTACTACTGACATGAGGCTTCCTATACAGTATGCACTTAATTATCCTGAAAGAAGTAAATCTGTAATTAAAAATTTGGATATTTATGAAATGGGAAACTTAATTTTTGAAAAACCAGATTTTGAAAAATTTAGAGGATTGAAATTGGCATACGAAGCAGGTAGAGCAAAAGGTATAATGCCTACAATTCTAAATGCAGCAAATGAAGAAGCTGTCAGTTTATTTTTAGATAAAAAAATAGGATATCTTCAAATAGTAGACATTATTGAAGAATGCATGAATAAATTTGAGAATAAGTGCTTAGTAGATTTACATACTATTTTAGATACAGAGTTTAAAGTTAGATCATTTATAAAAAGTAAATATAATATTTAG